A window of the Deinococcus gobiensis I-0 genome harbors these coding sequences:
- a CDS encoding cob(I)yrinic acid a,c-diamide adenosyltransferase, with protein MKLYTKTGDGGQTGLYGADRVSKGHPRVETYGTVDELNSVLGMARAENARQPQADVGLEADLEYLQNALFDLGADLATRAGGPYEKKLSRMDGDDVAVLEALIDRYQEEAPPFTGFVHPGGTPVAATLQLARAVARRAERDFVRLLDTEEANAHAGVYLNRLSDLLFIMARAANARSGVQEEAWLVKGRR; from the coding sequence ATGAAGCTCTACACGAAAACGGGCGACGGCGGCCAGACCGGACTGTACGGGGCCGACCGCGTCAGCAAGGGGCACCCGCGCGTCGAGACCTACGGCACGGTGGACGAACTCAACAGCGTACTGGGCATGGCCCGCGCCGAGAACGCCCGCCAGCCGCAGGCCGACGTCGGCCTCGAAGCCGACCTCGAATACCTCCAGAACGCGCTGTTCGACCTGGGAGCCGACCTCGCCACCCGGGCGGGCGGACCCTACGAAAAGAAGCTCAGCCGGATGGACGGGGACGATGTGGCCGTTCTGGAAGCCCTGATCGACCGCTACCAGGAAGAGGCCCCGCCCTTCACCGGCTTCGTGCATCCGGGCGGAACGCCCGTCGCCGCCACGCTCCAGCTCGCCCGCGCCGTGGCCCGCCGCGCCGAGCGCGATTTCGTGCGCCTGCTGGACACCGAGGAAGCCAATGCCCACGCCGGGGTGTACCTCAACCGGCTCTCGGACCTGCTGTTCATCATGGCGCGCGCCGCCAACGCCCGCAGCGGCGTGCAGGAGGAAGCCTGGCTGGTCAAGGGCCGGCGCTAG
- the malQ gene encoding 4-alpha-glucanotransferase — translation MTLQRSSGVLLHPTSLPGPYGIGELGAQARHFVDWLAQAGQTYWQVMPLGPTGYGDSPYQAFSAFAGNPYLIDLSTLKAEGLLQDSDFAAMPDFSPTKVDFGVQYVWRNQMLDRAYAAFAFGGAQELRADFDAFRASEADWLDDYALFMALKDAHGGLPWNAWEPGTRDRDPEALAAARERLAAAIERVQFVQFLFFRQWNEVRAYARERGVQVIGDIPIFVAMDSSDAWAARDQFYFDDQGQPTVVAGVPPDYFSETGQLWGNPLYDWDAMRASNYAWWVKRFQGSLKLYDIIRIDHFRGFAAYWEIPFPAETAINGRWVPAPGHEMFQAVRDALGALPIIAEDLGVITPDVEQLRDDFEFPGMAVLQFAFGGGDFSVNDFLPHNLRENQVVYTGTHDNDTTRGWWIAADESERHNFRVYTSSDPSEQTFTPQLMRMAFESRARLAVVPLQDVMNLGTEARMNLPGTTGDHNWTWRYDPAALLPSLATSLRALTESTGRLQRRD, via the coding sequence ATGACGCTTCAACGCTCAAGTGGGGTGCTGCTGCACCCGACCAGCCTGCCCGGCCCCTACGGCATCGGTGAACTGGGGGCGCAGGCCCGGCATTTCGTGGACTGGCTCGCGCAGGCCGGGCAGACCTACTGGCAGGTCATGCCGCTGGGGCCGACCGGCTACGGCGACAGCCCCTATCAGGCGTTCAGCGCCTTCGCCGGCAACCCCTACCTCATCGACCTGAGCACCCTCAAGGCCGAGGGCCTGCTTCAGGACAGCGACTTCGCCGCCATGCCGGACTTCAGCCCCACCAAGGTGGATTTCGGCGTGCAGTACGTGTGGCGTAACCAGATGCTCGACCGGGCCTACGCGGCTTTCGCCTTCGGCGGGGCGCAGGAGCTGCGCGCGGACTTCGACGCCTTCCGGGCCAGCGAGGCCGACTGGCTCGACGACTACGCCCTGTTCATGGCCCTCAAGGACGCGCACGGCGGCCTGCCCTGGAACGCCTGGGAGCCGGGAACCCGCGACCGCGACCCCGAGGCCCTCGCGGCGGCGCGCGAGCGGCTGGCGGCGGCCATCGAACGCGTGCAGTTCGTGCAGTTCCTGTTTTTCCGGCAGTGGAACGAGGTCCGCGCCTATGCCCGCGAACGCGGCGTGCAGGTCATCGGGGACATTCCGATCTTCGTGGCGATGGACAGCAGCGACGCCTGGGCGGCCCGCGACCAGTTCTACTTCGACGACCAGGGCCAGCCGACCGTGGTGGCGGGCGTGCCGCCGGACTACTTCAGCGAGACCGGGCAGCTCTGGGGCAACCCGCTGTACGACTGGGACGCCATGCGGGCCAGCAACTACGCCTGGTGGGTCAAGCGCTTCCAGGGCAGCCTGAAGCTCTACGACATCATCCGTATCGACCACTTCCGGGGGTTCGCGGCGTACTGGGAAATTCCCTTTCCGGCCGAAACCGCCATCAACGGCCGCTGGGTCCCCGCCCCCGGCCACGAGATGTTCCAGGCCGTGCGCGACGCGCTGGGCGCGCTGCCCATCATCGCCGAGGACCTGGGGGTCATCACGCCGGACGTCGAGCAGCTGCGCGACGACTTCGAGTTTCCGGGCATGGCGGTCCTCCAGTTCGCCTTCGGGGGCGGCGACTTCAGCGTGAACGACTTCCTGCCGCACAACCTGCGCGAGAATCAGGTCGTGTACACCGGCACGCACGACAACGACACGACGCGCGGCTGGTGGATCGCGGCCGACGAGAGCGAACGCCACAACTTCCGGGTGTACACGAGCAGCGACCCCAGCGAGCAGACCTTCACGCCCCAGCTCATGCGCATGGCCTTCGAGAGCCGCGCCAGGCTGGCCGTCGTGCCGCTTCAGGACGTGATGAACCTGGGCACCGAGGCGCGCATGAACCTGCCCGGCACGACCGGCGACCACAACTGGACGTGGCGCTACGACCCGGCGGCGCTGCTCCCCAGCCTCGCCACGTCGCTGCGCGCACTGACCGAGAGCACCGGCCGACTCCAGCGCAGGGACTAG
- a CDS encoding transcription elongation factor GreA: MTKQRIPMTQRGYDKLAETLQHLKTTRREQISEYMGSAIADGDLRESAAYDEARMQQSENEGRIIEIENQLERAMIVAEDETGAIGLGAKVVVKDQKDAERRFELVGTYEVDVLKGKISDASPIGVALAGKRAGDTVELQGPKGTTVFTVVSVDYD; encoded by the coding sequence ATGACCAAGCAACGCATTCCCATGACCCAGCGCGGGTACGACAAGCTGGCGGAGACCCTCCAGCACCTCAAGACGACCCGGCGCGAGCAGATCAGCGAATACATGGGATCGGCCATCGCGGACGGCGACCTGCGCGAAAGCGCCGCCTACGACGAGGCGCGCATGCAGCAGAGCGAGAACGAGGGCCGCATCATCGAGATCGAGAACCAGCTCGAGCGCGCCATGATCGTCGCGGAGGACGAGACCGGGGCCATCGGCCTGGGCGCGAAGGTCGTCGTGAAGGACCAGAAGGACGCCGAGCGCCGGTTCGAGCTCGTCGGCACCTACGAGGTGGACGTGCTCAAGGGCAAGATCAGCGACGCCAGTCCCATCGGCGTGGCCCTGGCCGGCAAGCGCGCGGGCGACACCGTCGAGTTGCAGGGGCCCAAGGGCACGACCGTCTTCACGGTCGTGAGCGTGGACTACGACTGA
- the metG gene encoding methionine--tRNA ligase — MTSSPADQNSEFFITTAIDYANGAPHIGHVYEKILGDAIARYQRLAGRDVTFVMGTDEHGEKISKAAAKGGVTPQQLVDDLSNRAFQGLWKRLEISYDAFIRTTSPRHKQFVQDVLQRVYDAGDIYFAEYEGLYSVGAERYVTEKELVEGQDGVRRYPGDKDPPELRREANYFFRMEKYQAWLLETLRAQPELIQPAGYRNEVLEMLKEPIGDLSISRPKNRVPWGIELPWDPDHVTYVWFDALLSYLTPTVSQGRDPAAVSGLAWHVIGKDILKPHAVFWPTMLRAAGLPLYRRLVVHSHILAEDGRKMGKSLGNAIDPQKLVSEYPVDAIRYAMLREATLSADSPFGEGILVSRLNSDLANDLGNLLSRTLSMIEKYRGGVIPAPGDLSEREKAIEAAALALPGEVLRLVDELKVNMAIEAAMNFVRDLNRYIAESAPWNLAKSPETQGRLDTVLHTAAEGLRVASVALEAVIPAKARELRAQLGLGRQGYPLRAAWGLIPAGTRVQPGSVLFPKPEPKAEATPAPATPKKEKKAMTQTQEVQTQDTQTTTAQTPAAQTPVAPVQASDTPAETQALISIDDFARIDLRIAEVVACEAVPKADKLLKLTVKLGDETRTVVSGIRKWYEPEALVGRKVVLVANLKPAKLRGIESQGMILAAEDESGNLDLVGTGLDLPSGTKVR, encoded by the coding sequence ATGACCAGCAGTCCGGCAGACCAGAACAGCGAATTTTTCATCACCACCGCCATCGACTACGCCAACGGCGCGCCGCATATCGGCCACGTCTACGAGAAGATCCTCGGGGACGCCATCGCGCGCTACCAGCGCCTCGCCGGACGCGACGTGACTTTCGTCATGGGCACCGACGAGCACGGCGAAAAGATCAGCAAGGCCGCCGCGAAGGGGGGCGTCACCCCGCAGCAGCTCGTGGACGACCTCTCGAACCGGGCCTTCCAGGGCCTGTGGAAGCGGCTGGAGATCAGCTACGACGCCTTTATCCGCACGACCTCGCCCCGGCACAAGCAGTTCGTGCAGGACGTGTTGCAGCGCGTATACGACGCGGGCGACATCTACTTCGCGGAGTACGAGGGCCTGTACTCGGTGGGCGCCGAGCGCTACGTGACCGAGAAGGAACTCGTGGAAGGCCAGGATGGCGTGCGCCGCTACCCCGGCGACAAGGACCCGCCCGAGCTGCGGCGCGAGGCCAACTACTTCTTCCGCATGGAGAAGTACCAGGCCTGGCTGCTGGAGACGCTGCGCGCCCAGCCCGAGCTGATCCAGCCGGCCGGCTACCGCAACGAGGTGCTGGAGATGCTCAAGGAACCCATCGGGGACCTCAGCATCAGCCGCCCCAAGAACCGCGTGCCCTGGGGCATCGAGCTGCCCTGGGACCCCGACCACGTCACCTACGTGTGGTTCGACGCGCTGCTGAGCTACCTCACGCCCACCGTGAGCCAGGGCCGCGACCCGGCGGCCGTCAGCGGGCTGGCGTGGCACGTGATCGGCAAGGACATCCTCAAGCCGCACGCGGTGTTCTGGCCCACCATGCTGCGGGCCGCCGGGCTGCCGCTGTACCGCCGCCTGGTGGTCCACAGCCACATCCTGGCCGAGGACGGCCGCAAGATGGGCAAGTCGCTCGGCAACGCCATCGACCCCCAGAAGCTCGTCTCGGAATATCCGGTGGACGCCATCCGCTACGCGATGCTGCGCGAGGCGACCCTGAGCGCCGACAGCCCCTTCGGTGAGGGCATTCTGGTGTCGCGCCTGAACAGCGACCTCGCCAACGACCTGGGCAACCTGCTGTCGCGCACCCTGAGCATGATCGAGAAGTACCGCGGCGGCGTGATCCCGGCCCCCGGCGACCTGAGCGAGCGCGAGAAGGCGATCGAGGCGGCGGCGCTGGCCCTGCCCGGCGAGGTCCTGCGGCTGGTGGACGAGCTGAAGGTGAACATGGCCATCGAGGCCGCCATGAACTTCGTGCGCGACCTGAACCGCTACATCGCCGAGAGCGCGCCCTGGAACCTCGCCAAGTCGCCGGAGACGCAGGGCCGCCTGGACACCGTGCTGCACACCGCCGCCGAGGGCCTACGCGTGGCGAGCGTGGCGCTCGAAGCCGTGATTCCGGCCAAGGCCCGCGAACTGCGCGCCCAGCTCGGCCTGGGCCGCCAGGGCTACCCCCTGCGCGCCGCCTGGGGCCTGATTCCGGCCGGGACGCGCGTGCAGCCCGGCAGCGTCCTGTTTCCCAAACCCGAGCCCAAGGCCGAGGCGACCCCCGCCCCCGCCACCCCGAAGAAAGAGAAGAAAGCCATGACCCAGACCCAGGAAGTACAGACGCAGGACACCCAGACGACCACCGCGCAGACACCCGCCGCACAGACCCCGGTCGCCCCCGTCCAGGCCAGCGACACCCCGGCCGAGACGCAGGCGCTGATCTCGATCGACGACTTCGCGCGCATCGACCTGCGGATCGCCGAAGTGGTGGCCTGCGAGGCGGTGCCCAAGGCCGACAAGCTGCTGAAGCTGACGGTGAAGCTGGGCGACGAGACGCGCACGGTCGTGAGCGGCATCCGCAAGTGGTACGAGCCCGAGGCGCTCGTGGGCCGCAAGGTGGTGCTCGTCGCCAACCTCAAGCCCGCCAAGCTGCGCGGCATCGAGTCGCAGGGCATGATCCTGGCCGCCGAGGACGAGTCGGGCAACCTCGACCTCGTGGGCACGGGGCTGGACCTGCCGAGCGGCACGAAGGTCCGGTAA
- the panC gene encoding pantoate--beta-alanine ligase: MGYLHEGHAALIRRARQSSDRVVVSVFVNPMQFGRNEDLGRYPRDLERDLRVAGEAGADVIFHPEPGTMYPPGFASAVQVSGVSEPLDGAARPGHFAGVATVVLKLLNLAQPAQAFFGEKDWQQLAVVRRMVTDLNVPTEIVGVPTVRADSGLALSSRNSYLSAEQQAQAVALSAALRAVQRVYAAGERDVAALKRAGLDTLTRDPAVQPEYLSVVGPDLRETATLTPDPLNRVLVAARVGGVRLIDNMPLLPGSASGLGRADAPL; encoded by the coding sequence ATGGGTTACCTGCACGAGGGCCACGCCGCCCTGATCCGCCGCGCGCGCCAGAGCAGCGACCGCGTGGTGGTCAGCGTGTTCGTCAACCCGATGCAGTTCGGCCGGAACGAGGACCTGGGGCGCTACCCCCGCGACCTGGAACGCGACCTGCGCGTGGCGGGCGAGGCGGGGGCCGACGTGATCTTCCATCCCGAGCCCGGCACCATGTACCCTCCGGGTTTCGCCAGCGCGGTGCAGGTCTCGGGCGTGAGCGAACCGCTCGACGGCGCGGCGCGGCCGGGCCACTTCGCGGGGGTGGCGACGGTGGTCCTCAAGCTCCTGAACCTCGCGCAGCCCGCGCAGGCCTTTTTCGGCGAAAAGGACTGGCAGCAGCTCGCGGTGGTGCGGCGCATGGTCACCGACCTGAACGTGCCCACCGAGATCGTCGGGGTGCCCACCGTGCGCGCCGACTCGGGGCTGGCCCTGAGCAGCCGCAACAGCTACCTGTCGGCCGAGCAGCAGGCGCAGGCGGTGGCCCTCTCGGCCGCGCTGCGGGCGGTGCAGCGGGTCTATGCGGCGGGCGAGCGCGACGTGGCGGCCCTCAAGCGTGCCGGTCTGGACACCCTGACCCGCGACCCGGCCGTGCAGCCCGAATACCTCAGCGTGGTCGGACCGGACCTGCGCGAGACCGCCACCCTGACCCCCGATCCGCTGAACCGGGTGCTGGTCGCGGCGCGCGTGGGCGGGGTCCGTCTCATCGACAACATGCCCCTGCTGCCGGGCAGCGCTTCCGGCCTAGGCCGTGCGGATGCCCCTCTATGA
- a CDS encoding type IV pilus twitching motility protein PilT, protein MPLYELLRELLTRRVSDIHLQGGAPPLGRIGGQLHTFGTQPLSHADVLATAQSMLTPEEFGYFEDRHQYTAAVQIKELGRFRCHVFRQAGAVTLALRTIGATVPSLASLGLPTDLMTGLALAPRGLLLFAGPGDSGRTTSAASVVDHRNRQTASRIVTVEDPPEYLYAPARSLVAQRAVGHDVRSAAQGLAAARMQDADLVFVGELRAAEDVRAALDVAQSGRLVVSTFLARDSGHALARLERLFAPHERADLRVALAETLLALVSQRLLPGLFGGDRVLAHEVLPGTPEVRAALEGDSPTRTLRAMLAGSHAAALHPLEAHLATLVRQQRVSPEAATAAASDPADLRARLAAPG, encoded by the coding sequence ATGCCCCTCTATGAACTGCTGCGCGAACTGCTGACCCGCCGGGTTTCGGACATCCATCTCCAGGGCGGCGCGCCTCCGCTGGGGCGGATCGGGGGCCAGCTCCACACCTTCGGCACGCAGCCCCTGAGCCACGCCGACGTGCTCGCGACCGCCCAGTCGATGCTGACCCCGGAGGAATTCGGCTACTTCGAGGACCGCCACCAGTACACCGCCGCCGTTCAGATCAAGGAACTCGGGCGCTTCCGTTGTCATGTCTTCCGGCAGGCGGGCGCGGTGACGCTGGCCCTGAGGACGATCGGCGCGACCGTGCCCAGCCTCGCCTCGCTGGGGCTGCCCACCGACCTGATGACCGGGCTGGCCCTCGCGCCGCGTGGGCTGCTGCTGTTCGCCGGGCCGGGCGACAGTGGGCGCACCACCAGCGCGGCGAGCGTCGTGGACCACCGCAACCGCCAGACCGCCTCGCGCATCGTGACGGTCGAGGACCCGCCCGAGTACCTGTACGCGCCCGCGCGCAGCCTCGTGGCCCAGCGCGCGGTGGGCCACGACGTGCGCAGCGCGGCGCAGGGCTTGGCCGCCGCCCGGATGCAGGACGCCGATCTCGTGTTCGTGGGCGAGCTGCGCGCCGCCGAGGACGTGCGCGCCGCCCTGGACGTCGCGCAGTCGGGACGGCTGGTGGTCAGCACCTTTCTGGCCCGGGACAGTGGACACGCCCTGGCCCGGCTCGAACGCCTGTTCGCGCCCCACGAACGCGCCGACCTGCGCGTCGCCCTGGCGGAAACGCTGCTCGCCCTGGTCAGCCAGCGCCTGTTGCCGGGGCTCTTCGGCGGCGACCGCGTGCTGGCCCACGAGGTCCTGCCCGGCACGCCCGAGGTGCGTGCGGCGCTGGAGGGCGACTCGCCCACGCGCACGCTGCGCGCCATGCTCGCGGGCAGCCACGCGGCGGCGCTGCACCCGCTGGAAGCCCACCTCGCCACGCTCGTGCGCCAGCAACGCGTCTCACCCGAGGCGGCGACGGCGGCGGCGAGCGACCCGGCCGACCTGCGCGCACGCCTGGCCGCGCCCGGCTGA
- a CDS encoding GNAT family N-acetyltransferase has product MTQPDLRLARPDDRDALYRICLLTADSGEDGTAMYGDPELVGHIYAGPYLAGQPELTFVLEDAGGVSGYVLGVQDTRAFRAWEERAWWPALRERYPDPADIPAARRSPDERLAFLIHHPPQMSPEVLDAYPSHLHIDLLPRAQGGGHGRRLLETLFAALKAGGSPGVHLGVGAKNVRAQGFYRHLGFTELRRDAGGALLGLRL; this is encoded by the coding sequence ATGACCCAGCCCGACCTGCGCCTGGCCCGCCCGGACGACCGCGACGCCCTGTACCGCATCTGCCTGCTGACGGCCGACAGCGGCGAGGATGGCACGGCGATGTACGGGGACCCCGAACTGGTCGGGCACATCTACGCCGGGCCGTACCTGGCCGGACAGCCGGAGCTGACCTTCGTCCTCGAAGACGCCGGGGGCGTGAGCGGTTACGTGCTGGGCGTGCAGGACACGCGCGCCTTCCGGGCGTGGGAGGAGCGGGCGTGGTGGCCGGCGCTGCGGGAGCGGTATCCCGACCCCGCCGACATCCCGGCCGCGCGGCGCAGCCCCGACGAGCGGCTGGCCTTCCTGATCCACCACCCGCCGCAGATGTCGCCGGAGGTGCTGGACGCCTACCCCTCGCACCTGCACATCGACCTGCTGCCGCGCGCCCAGGGCGGGGGCCACGGCCGGCGGCTGCTGGAAACCCTGTTCGCGGCGCTGAAAGCAGGCGGCTCGCCGGGGGTTCATCTGGGGGTAGGGGCGAAGAACGTGCGGGCGCAGGGCTTCTACCGGCACCTGGGCTTCACGGAACTGCGGCGCGACGCCGGGGGCGCGCTGCTGGGGCTGCGGCTCTAG
- a CDS encoding phage holin family protein, which translates to MGFVIRLLVSALALYLLTQVYSGVYFVPGSGVGAVVIAALVMGVVNALIRPVLLLLSLPVNVLTLGLFTLIVNGVVLWLVAALTALNVAGFGAAVIGALILTVISWALDAVVGALGLDGSRG; encoded by the coding sequence ATGGGATTCGTCATTCGTCTGCTGGTCAGTGCGCTGGCACTGTATCTGCTGACACAGGTCTACAGCGGCGTGTATTTCGTGCCGGGCAGCGGGGTGGGGGCCGTCGTCATCGCGGCGCTGGTCATGGGCGTGGTCAACGCGCTCATCCGGCCGGTGCTGCTGTTGCTCTCGCTACCGGTGAACGTGCTGACGCTGGGCCTGTTCACGCTGATCGTCAACGGCGTGGTGCTGTGGCTGGTCGCGGCCCTGACCGCCCTGAACGTCGCCGGTTTCGGCGCGGCCGTGATCGGCGCCCTGATCCTGACCGTCATCTCGTGGGCGCTCGACGCGGTGGTGGGCGCGCTCGGCCTGGACGGCAGCCGTGGCTGA
- the ruvA gene encoding Holliday junction branch migration protein RuvA: protein MIAYLSGVVREVREGSAVVVAGGVGYEVQCPASTLGRLKVGEVAELSTRFVVREDAQLLFGFSDADSLKLFDLLTGVSGVGPKLGLALLSAMPPSAVAQGLLSGDVKLLSSVSGVGKKTAERLVLELQNKVPEHLAAGATAGGGARVARVDSTAGRDAVDALLALGFREAQVRAAVSELLAADPAQTADALIRKSLGKLR from the coding sequence ATGATTGCTTACCTGTCCGGCGTGGTGCGTGAAGTGCGTGAGGGGAGCGCCGTCGTCGTGGCGGGCGGCGTGGGCTACGAGGTGCAGTGCCCGGCCAGTACCCTGGGCCGCCTGAAGGTCGGCGAGGTGGCCGAACTCAGCACCCGGTTCGTCGTGCGCGAGGACGCCCAGCTCCTGTTCGGCTTCAGTGATGCCGACAGCCTCAAGCTCTTCGACCTGCTGACCGGCGTCTCGGGGGTCGGCCCCAAGCTGGGGCTCGCGCTGCTCTCGGCCATGCCGCCCTCGGCGGTCGCGCAGGGCCTGCTCTCGGGCGACGTGAAACTGCTCTCCAGCGTCTCGGGTGTGGGCAAGAAGACCGCCGAGCGCCTCGTCCTCGAACTCCAGAACAAGGTGCCCGAACACCTCGCGGCCGGGGCGACGGCCGGTGGGGGCGCGCGGGTCGCCCGGGTGGACAGCACCGCCGGGCGCGACGCGGTGGACGCCCTGCTGGCCCTGGGCTTCCGCGAGGCGCAGGTGCGCGCGGCCGTCTCCGAACTGCTGGCCGCCGACCCGGCGCAGACCGCCGACGCCCTGATCCGCAAGTCGCTCGGCAAACTGCGGTGA
- a CDS encoding gluconeogenesis factor YvcK family protein, with the protein MWLEPGIGVKRWLALFAACTLVGAVGFLHFTWTGPLHFIATRWILYLNNFTSPEVLPLYVVGIGVMALALAGAFTAIVMLNRSMLRGTGTAPETAVDLLYERRTLTRGAKVVAVGGGTGLSNLLSGLKVHTRNITAVVTVADDGGSSGRLRQSLDMVAPGDLTDCYAALSDSPVLARLLLHRFGRGEGLEGHTFGNLLLATLSEERGGLGTAMQDIHDVLRVRGAVFPATTQPTTLVAQLGDGREIRGESQFASLVNPSYIRRVQLDPPGVPALPQVTEAIRDAELIVLGPGSLYTSIIPVLLVPEISQAIRDSAAPVLYIASLMTEPGETTGLSLEGHVHAVVGHLGRMPDWVLMNSTPIAPDVRERYRAEGAEVLSLDGASRDLKDRARFAPLLQPGTARHDPAALASAIVGLTSRQR; encoded by the coding sequence ATGTGGCTGGAGCCGGGGATCGGGGTCAAGCGCTGGCTGGCGCTGTTCGCCGCCTGTACCCTGGTGGGCGCGGTGGGCTTCTTGCACTTCACGTGGACGGGGCCGCTGCACTTCATCGCCACGCGCTGGATCCTGTACCTCAACAACTTCACCAGCCCCGAGGTCCTGCCGCTGTACGTGGTGGGCATCGGGGTGATGGCGCTCGCGCTGGCCGGGGCCTTCACGGCCATCGTCATGCTCAACCGCAGCATGCTGCGCGGCACCGGCACCGCCCCCGAGACGGCCGTGGACCTGCTCTACGAGCGCCGGACCCTCACGCGCGGGGCGAAGGTGGTCGCGGTGGGCGGCGGCACGGGCCTCTCGAACCTCCTGAGCGGCCTGAAGGTGCATACCCGCAACATCACGGCGGTGGTCACGGTGGCCGACGACGGCGGCTCGTCGGGACGGCTGCGGCAGTCGCTGGACATGGTGGCCCCCGGCGACCTGACCGACTGCTACGCGGCGCTCTCCGACAGTCCGGTGCTCGCGCGGCTGCTGCTGCACCGCTTCGGGCGCGGCGAGGGACTGGAGGGCCACACCTTCGGCAACCTGCTGCTCGCCACCCTCAGCGAGGAGCGCGGCGGGCTGGGCACTGCCATGCAGGACATCCACGACGTGCTGCGGGTACGCGGCGCGGTGTTTCCGGCGACCACCCAGCCCACCACCCTGGTCGCGCAGCTCGGGGACGGCCGCGAGATCCGGGGCGAGAGCCAGTTCGCCTCGCTCGTGAACCCCTCGTACATCCGCCGCGTGCAGCTCGACCCGCCCGGCGTCCCTGCGCTGCCGCAGGTCACCGAGGCCATCCGCGACGCCGAACTCATCGTGCTGGGGCCGGGAAGCCTGTACACGAGCATCATTCCGGTGCTGCTGGTCCCCGAGATCTCGCAGGCCATCCGGGATTCGGCGGCGCCCGTGCTGTATATCGCCAGCCTGATGACCGAACCCGGCGAAACCACCGGTCTGAGCCTGGAGGGCCACGTCCATGCCGTCGTGGGTCACCTGGGCCGGATGCCCGACTGGGTCCTGATGAACAGCACGCCCATCGCCCCAGACGTGCGCGAACGCTACCGCGCCGAGGGAGCCGAGGTGCTGAGCCTGGACGGCGCCAGCCGCGATCTCAAGGACCGCGCCCGTTTCGCCCCGCTGCTCCAACCCGGGACGGCACGGCACGACCCAGCCGCGCTGGCGAGCGCCATCGTGGGCCTCACCAGCCGCCAGCGCTAG
- the rapZ gene encoding RNase adapter RapZ: protein MPFVIVSGLSGSGKSTVLRTLEDAGFFITDNLPPELWGTMHDLVRARGLTRVAVSTDARTRDFLASLESSYERLSRRREDLHVLFLEATAEVLLQRYNLSRREHPLGENLMLDFARERELLAPLRAIADTVIDTTHLSAPELSRRVMTLYRLEQDFTLRLLSFGFKHAPPRDADLVLDVRSLPNPYYDPELRPRSGRQPEVAAYVFQDAPSEAFYGELREFVRSAAERARASGRRGYTVAIGCTGGQHRSVAVTERLRGDLGDLHAEITEHRDMHEPEDL, encoded by the coding sequence ATGCCGTTCGTCATCGTTTCCGGGCTTTCGGGCAGTGGCAAGAGCACCGTACTGCGGACCCTGGAGGACGCCGGATTTTTCATCACCGACAACCTGCCGCCCGAACTGTGGGGCACCATGCACGACCTCGTGCGCGCGCGCGGCCTGACCCGCGTGGCGGTGAGCACCGACGCCCGCACCCGCGACTTCCTGGCCTCGCTGGAGTCGAGCTACGAGCGGCTCTCGCGCCGCCGCGAGGACCTGCACGTGCTGTTCCTGGAGGCGACGGCCGAGGTCCTGCTCCAGCGCTACAACCTCAGCCGCCGCGAACACCCGCTGGGCGAGAACCTGATGCTGGACTTCGCGCGCGAACGCGAACTGCTCGCGCCGCTGCGCGCGATCGCCGATACGGTGATCGACACGACCCACCTCAGCGCGCCCGAACTGTCGCGGCGCGTCATGACGCTCTACCGCCTGGAACAGGATTTCACGCTGCGGCTGCTGAGCTTCGGCTTCAAGCACGCGCCGCCGCGCGACGCCGACCTCGTGCTCGACGTGCGCTCGCTGCCCAATCCCTACTACGACCCCGAACTGCGGCCCCGTAGCGGGCGGCAGCCCGAGGTCGCGGCCTACGTCTTTCAGGACGCCCCCAGCGAGGCCTTCTATGGCGAACTGCGCGAGTTCGTGCGCAGCGCCGCCGAGCGGGCGCGGGCCTCGGGCCGCCGGGGCTACACGGTGGCGATCGGCTGTACGGGGGGGCAGCACCGCAGCGTGGCCGTCACCGAGCGGCTGCGCGGCGACCTGGGCGACCTGCACGCCGAGATCACCGAGCACCGCGACATGCACGAACCGGAGGACCTGTGA